The stretch of DNA AGAAAAGAACAAGTGCTTCTGACAAGGGTATTTAGATTTTCTGCGAGCCACAGGCTTTTCATAGAAGGTTTGTCCGACGAAGAAAATCTTGCCATATTCGACAAATGCGCGAATCCCGCGGGACACGGACACGATTATTCCGTAGAAGTGGGAATAAGAGGGGAAATAGACAATGAAACTGGCATGATCATAAACCGCGTTGATTTTGAAAAACAGGCAGCTCCCATAATCGAAGAACTTAACTATAAATGGATAGACAGGGATATACCTTTCTTTCAGAAAAACATATCGACCGTTGAAAATATCGGGGAATATCTGTGGCAAAAGTTCACGGAAATCATTCCGGGTAAGCTTGATCACATAAGGATCTGGGAGAATCCGAAAAGTTATTTTGAGTATTCCGAGGAAAAACAAGATGGCTGAGAAAGTCGCAGTCCTAACCGGGGCAGCAAGGGGCATAGGAAGAGCGACTGCAATTGAGTTGCTCGAAGCGGGTTTCTTTACGGCGCTTTGTTCAAAAACCCCCCAGAGCGCAGCTTCCCTTGAGGCCGAAATATCCTCTTTTGCCGGGAGTTTCATTATTTCCTCCGTTGATATATCGGTTGAGGCTGAAATCCAAAGATTCATCTCGAGCGTTGCGAAAGAAAAAGGGAGAATTGACGTACTCATAAATAACGCGGGTATTGTCTACACGGGTTCGGTAGAAGAAACCGGCACCGAGCAGTGGGATGAAATGATGGCCGTAAACGCAAGAGGGACCTTCCTCATGGTAAAGCACTCACTCCCGCTTATCCCCAGAGGAGGCCATATCGTAAACATCGGCTCAAACGCTTCAAAGAAAGGCTTTCCCGGGTGGGCCGCCTATTGCGCTTCCAAGTTCGCCGTCTTGGGTTTTACCAATTCACTGAGAGAAGAGTTAAGGGACAGGGAAATAAGGGTTTCTGCGGTTCTGCCGGGTCCAACCAAAACGGACATCTGGGATTCTCTTGGCGGAGAATGGGACAGCGAAAAAATGATGTCCCCTGAAGTTACGGCGAAAACAGTCCTCTCGGTCATAAATCAGCCCCCGGAAGCGAACATAGATGAAATTGATATAGTTCCATCCACGGGTAGTTTATAACTGCGCAAGACCGGTTCTGGAAAAAGCAGATGATAGAAATAGTTTCAATTGGAATCAGCTACAAGACAGCCCCCGTGGAAGTGCGGGAACGGTTTTCTTTTTCTGATACGGACCTTAGGGAAGCGCTTGGAATTCTTCGCCTCAGGGAAAACGTGCTTGAATGTTGCATTGTGTCCACCTGTAACCGCGTTGAGGTCTACGCGGCGACTGAAGATTGCGGGAAATGCGAGGGGGAAATCAAATCGTTCCTTCTGGATTTCCACAAGCTTCCCGGCCAGAGTCTCTCCCCCTATATACATACCCGCGTGGGACCTGACGCCGTAAGGCATCTTTTCAGAGTGGCCGCCAGCATCGATTCAATGGTAATCGGAGAAACCCAAATTCTGAACCAGCTTAAAAGCTCATACAGCGTGGCGCATTCTGAGAACACGGTCGGACTTATACTCAACAGGCTTTTTAACAGGGCCTT from Candidatus Dadabacteria bacterium encodes:
- a CDS encoding 6-pyruvoyl tetrahydrobiopterin synthase, with protein sequence MLKRKEQVLLTRVFRFSASHRLFIEGLSDEENLAIFDKCANPAGHGHDYSVEVGIRGEIDNETGMIINRVDFEKQAAPIIEELNYKWIDRDIPFFQKNISTVENIGEYLWQKFTEIIPGKLDHIRIWENPKSYFEYSEEKQDG
- a CDS encoding SDR family NAD(P)-dependent oxidoreductase is translated as MAEKVAVLTGAARGIGRATAIELLEAGFFTALCSKTPQSAASLEAEISSFAGSFIISSVDISVEAEIQRFISSVAKEKGRIDVLINNAGIVYTGSVEETGTEQWDEMMAVNARGTFLMVKHSLPLIPRGGHIVNIGSNASKKGFPGWAAYCASKFAVLGFTNSLREELRDREIRVSAVLPGPTKTDIWDSLGGEWDSEKMMSPEVTAKTVLSVINQPPEANIDEIDIVPSTGSL